One Misgurnus anguillicaudatus chromosome 19, ASM2758022v2, whole genome shotgun sequence genomic region harbors:
- the LOC141350878 gene encoding butyrophilin-like protein 9, producing MKIILLHCFLIAIHVMISDERLIVSGSNQSISASVGDDVTLNCSVNSHIKPEEVSWKKAQKDGDILVLLYQNNKNVSESPDVRYRDRVEFFTKEIHRGNFSLRLKRVRTEDKGVYICQVFTGELSANTTVILERLGFSGLHIMVLILCITACGSALLFCSLIYCRSNNTGMNRHKILYISLFSCTVIEVSMM from the exons ATGAAAATAATCCTTCTTCACTGCTTTTTGATTGCAATACATGTGATGATCTCAGATG AGCGTTTGATTGTGTCAGGATCAAATCAGTCCATATCTGCATCTGTGGGTGATGACGTCACTTTGAACTGCTCTGTGAACTCTCACATCAAACCTGAAGAAGTTTCATGGAAGAAAGCACAAAAAGATGGAGACATCCTGGTTCTTCTCtatcaaaacaacaaaaatgtatcAGAATCACCAGATGTGCGATACAGAGACAGAGTTGAGTTCTTCACCAAAGAAATCCACAGAGGAAACTTCTCTCTCAGACTAAAGAGAGTCAGAACTGAAGATAAAGGAGTTTACATCTGTCAAGTGTTTACTGGAGAACTATCAGCAAACACGACTGTAATACTGGAGAGACTGG gTTTCTCTGGTTTACACATAATGGTGTTGATTCTCTGTATAACTGCATGTGGATCTGCTCTTCTGTTCTGCTCTCTCATCTACTGTAGATCAAATAACACAGGTATGAATAGACACAAAATCTTATACATTTCTCTGTTTAGTTGTACTGTAATTGAAGTCTCAATGATGTAA